The genomic window GAAATCTCATTGTATAAATCCatcaaattaaatattataaaacaattCACTTTTATGGCAACTTtcttgaacaaatttgaagggaaAAAGAAACGCCATTTATAAAAAGAAACACCATTTAGTAACTAGTTTtgtcacattttatacatattgaAGCACTTTGTCACAGACTATTTTTGTAGCAGATTAAGTCTATTCATGATGTATAAAGCTCATGATTTATTCAGTTGTTTTATCATATCGTAAATGATTCTCCAGAgtatgtatatgtgatatttttcataATCGTAAGTAGCACAATGACTGAATGATAATCTACCTCATTTATTTTAATGACAGTACCGTATTGATTACAGTAAGCTTAGAAATTAATATTCTTTTAATGTCTACTACCAATATAATTATAACCTCATTAGTTAACAAAATCCATGAAATATACTTCTACTTGCCAAATCTTGCATATTTGTAGTTGTAACAGTAGAGAGGCTAGCCCCATTAAATATATGTGTCATTGGACAGATGTGGACAAATTTGACAACAAAGCAGAAAAGATTTTCCAGACTCTTCTGAATATTTTAATATATGATTTGCCCATTTGAATCATGTGTCCTTAAATAGAGCACTTTTGTTGGCCTCTCTACTGTAATGCATTTATTTTTCTTATGTACCAATCTaccatattcaacctaattatAGCTGACCTCATTCCATGGGTGTTTCGCTAGCCCTGCCAGCAATTTGGTGCCTATAACTTGTGATTTGTGCAATGGAATCTCATGGCATACATGCACACACAGTGGTTTTCTTtgcaagattttgtaagattttatagcaTTAGGCTCTTACGGACTGTACATCCATAAAAGCACCACTTCATTTCAGTCCACTTGAATCATTGAATTGCATCAAAATATAGCAGAATCAAAGTCACTCTAAAATTCTGGGTTTTGTATGCGAGTACTTTTGACCTGTcttaatatatttaaaaaaattctatatTTGGTATTAAGCCATTGTTTTTATGGATAAAATCAAATAACATACTGTTCATCAGGCCTGGAAGATATGTGGAACCCAGGAAGTTTATTCCAAGGAAATTTTGTAATAATGTTCTCCCATTTGTGGTAATCAAGTACAATTGTGTATTAGTATTATGTTAAtacatttggtatcaaaatgctgTAACAAATCAGCAATATGTTAGTATATTTTCATGTACCCGGTAAGAAGCATTttacagtaaataaataaaacctaAGACTAACCCTTATTCTAAACATGTAACGCTATACCCAAATAAGTCAACAGAATGCAAAAACATTGTAGTTATTTAGTGAAGAATACCTCACTACGGTACTTACTACATCAGGGTGATTCACACAGGATACTAAATTCAGATCATTGCATTTGAGCTAGTACAGTTGTGACTATCAAGTTGCATGGTGGACGTGGTCTTACAATAGTTTATTAAAACATACACACAAGCGACGAGCGTGTGATAAGTACTCTGCCCGCAAAATAATAGAAATTATCATTCACTGACTGCACATTGGTATAGAAATGTGCAATAAAAACCAACGAGATGCTTATCCACGGTCAACTCAGCACATGCAAAATATATGTTATGCACCATGTAATGGTGGCACGCCTTTGTGGTGTATTACTATATACAGTAACGGTTGCCCATTTAGTATACTTTCATGCAAGCTACAAAAGTTTAGATTGATGTGCATTGAAGCGGCTCTCCTATCCTGTTTGGATTGCCCCAGTTTTGCATTCTGCTGAAAAAATAAAGGTGATGCGAAGCAAGTCAACAGTTTTGCCACTTTTTCTGCCAATTCTGACACATTTAACATTACTTTGAAATATGCGTTAATTCATTTTCATAATCAAATTTGACATGTGAAAAAAGCGCAATTAAAATTTTGCTCATAGGCTGAGGGTTTTTGGTACATCTTGTTTTAATACAAGCAATAGGAAATTAATATATCCAGTAATCAATAATTGTCCTAAAAACACATCTTCCCTcttaaaaaatttaatttaagttATTGACACCTGAAAAAAAACCAGCTCATTTTCTACGAAAATGATGGGAATACCCATATCAATATTTTGTTGACATTTGAAATTTCCAGTTATAACTTATATAAAATGGAAATTTCCTGTTTAAAAGTGGACAATCATTTACATTTTTAAAGGCTCTAAAAGAAAGTGTTGTTGTATGTCTTCTGCTGAGGTGCCAATAATACCTGGAAGAGCTTATTGTAGATATAATTCTGACTATAACTGAAAACTGAACTATTCTCAGTTTGCCCGATTCTTAAAACCTGTCACATTtttcactgaatagattcatcaggtttgaagatatataaatacaaagattcttctaaacaaaaccaaTTTTACTCACTAATTTGAGGGTGTAGAAttgtcactcagtagaggatcGTATACATGACTTGGATAGCAAGGAGTGTAACACAAATGTAAGACGCATCAAGGAATCATACTGGATTTGTAGAATCAATCTGGATTGGACTTCATAGAAGAAGACCCAACGTCATGAATAGGGATGATGGGCCCACTATCTAAGTCATGTATATGATTCTCTACTGAGTGACAATTCTATACCCTCTGTGGTCAGGATTTGTCCAACTGgaagaagtgatcatcaatcaatattctgatgtgCTTTTAACTATGAAAAGCAAAACTGTCAAACTGgtgagtaaaatttggttttgtttggaagaatctttgtatttatttttttctgtcaCATTTTTTATTTAGAAGTATAGTTTTCATCAGTGTCTGGCAATAttgtttagaaataagaaaaactgTCAAACCATTTGTTAGGCATCAGCTTAAAAGTGTTGTAAAAAATCTGAAGGCCAATGTTAAAGTTCTTGATCTTTAGCAATATCTTCTCCTGCTCTTCTTCTTGCTAAGACATATTCCAAATATGTAAGATATCCATCACCATTAAAATCATCGTCTGATAATACTTGGTCAATCATATCTGTGGGAAGAAAGTATTGACAATATCTGTATTGGTTGTACAAATTTGTATCAGAGGAATAAAAGGACAATAACTAGAACATTTTACTtcgtttttgttgttgtatattTTGTGAATTTTGTTGCTGCATGACACGTGCGCTACACTTAATGTAAGGGTAAGTCCATACGTAATTGTTATTGAATAAATCCTAATTTCTGTATTGAGGTCAGTTCCAAAGTATACCAAGGCATAAGTTAGTCATAGTTTTTATTTAGATTGCATAAACCTCATCTCTCAAGACCTTAACACTTAAAACCGCTTATGTATATGCATTTTCAAAATGTAactttgaatgttaataaaatgcctacatttccattaatccactctgcagcttaaacgcaataagtGATCAACTTCAAACCTGGTCTTGTGATAGTATGTGAAGtgctctgttgcaaaagcccttacaatTACATCTacctctggctgaaattgagttattgcatGACATAGTGTGgtataaatacacattttggtgtttgtttgacctcataccaccttcccttccggagatgcCGTATATTTTCCGTTTGGGAAATGtaagggaatttccggaaatctgaacttgaAATGAATatgaaattttaggaaaataaacGTCCTAAAATATTACCTGTGTAGTATGTTAGCGCTTCCAATTGTAAATCATCTTCTGTTTTGCCATCTTTATTTTCTGGTTCATATGGTAATACATGAGATATAGCAGCTAGGATTTCTAATCCGTCCAGTTTTGTGTTATTATCAAAGTCATGTAATCTGTAGATTGGTAATGAAAACAATGTGTTTACAAATTGGATAAAAGCAATGAAAGCAGTTTTATTGGTTTCAGTATTCTTCAAAatagtttttttgtgtgtgatttgaGCCATCAAACACTATTTGATTTAAAATCGTtaagtttttttaaaataaatgcatgacaaaatctttaaaaatacaaagTAGACACGTTTTTAAGcaacaaataaaataatattaaaggaTTTTTGGTTATAAAACACCACCTTTACTttcttttaatattgtaaactgtATTTGGTgctgttttaaattttaattcaataaaaaaaatatttgaaacgtaTCAATCAATTTTGTAATTCAGACCCTGCATCCTTTTTAAAGGAAGTTTTATTTACATGATCGGCGAAAACCAATCCAAATAATTATGGCCTAAATTTCTGACATACATTATACTTACTTGAAATAGTGGAATTCTAGTTCCTCATCAGTCATGTCTTCCTCGTCCTTTTTACCACGTTCTTCCTCTAAATGTTCTTGAACATGTCTGTAAATCAAAACAGTCAACACGCGTCACGTACTGAATAtacatttataacaaaatgttatattttaagcAATAGTCTATTTAACATTTATCTTTTTTATTAACAGTTTAAAACAAACTTTATCAATGTTAATATTCGTGTGACTCTAATTTTAACATACAAATGTTATTTTAACGTGTTCGTGTGCTATAATTTTAACACTTTTCTGTATCACCTCAACACATCTTCACTAACATCTTAAAGTGTTGAAAAAACTATAACATGAGATAAAATGTTCAAAGTTTAACAGAAGTTTAAAATGGCAACatgtttaaataaaataaatctttgTTAAAGCTTACTCTTTGTTTCGTACTACTCCAGGATCGTGGAATTTAGATTTATCACTGTAGTCCGAGGAAGGTGGATTACTATAATGTGACAATACTACTGCTAAACATGTTGCCAAGATCACGTATAGTAAAATAATCCAATATTGGGATGACGATTTCATTGTGAAGACTGTTATGTGTGTACGTGTATGTAGACAAAATCTGAAAGGAGACGTCCATGATTAATTATTGTGTCAACTGATGCGCATTTATATCAAATTCATAACAAAAAAAGTAACATTTGTAAACGCCAGTAGTATGAATTTCATATTTGAAAGGAAACTGACCTTTTTCAACAGTTACCTGATGCATGCATAATCTGTACGGTTAGCACaactccagtggcgtagcgtcataggggcagggggcacgtgcccccaatcgatctgaaattttaaaaaatcccataggaaaatggccaaaaaacggcttgggccccccaatcagacccggtgcgcccccaatcggatgacccacgctacgccactgcacaacTCCctgctataagcatgataagttcaAAGTGAGTAACCATGATACGACCTTAATCACACAATGCATAGGTTATTGTGTTTTTGTAAGAATATTattcgtctactgaagacagcaggcGCGGGTACGGTACGCACATTGGCATTAATTATAGCGTGCTCCAGGAGCGTGCTACATATTATATAAGtaatatgaccatgatgacattcTCCCAAGAAACCTAggcatttaattaatttattaatcaatcattaattaatataatacatgtatgttgcaGAGAAGCAAATATCTGCATACGTGTACATataatcatattaaatatatcagCTTAACTAGTATGTATGCAGACTACATAGACCGAACACACTGTAGGGTCTATATATTATTGCACTTTGGGAAAGCTTCCATTATATCTTAAACAtgcattataatcatgataatatttctTTTATCAACTGAACCGGTTGTGAATGAGATTCGAAGAGCTATATCAATACAATACTACACATTGATATACAGTGATAAGCAACCATCTGTTACAATATGCTGAGTATGACAACAAATTGATGGTAATTTTCGCTCGCATGATAATGATTTTACACCGATTATTTCAgaaatatttgtaataaaataatactaaagaTGAGTTAtggaaatttaaaagaaaataacaGAATTACCCAAATTTAGAATATTTTTATATTCTTACCGTAGGTAGCACTAGCATCAGCAGGAAAGCATCCTTA from Amphiura filiformis chromosome 5, Afil_fr2py, whole genome shotgun sequence includes these protein-coding regions:
- the LOC140151831 gene encoding multiple coagulation factor deficiency protein 2 homolog; translation: MKSSSQYWIILLYVILATCLAVVLSHYSNPPSSDYSDKSKFHDPGVVRNKEHVQEHLEEERGKKDEEDMTDEELEFHYFKLHDFDNNTKLDGLEILAAISHVLPYEPENKDGKTEDDLQLEALTYYTDMIDQVLSDDDFNGDGYLTYLEYVLARRRAGEDIAKDQEL